A region of Leclercia adecarboxylata DNA encodes the following proteins:
- a CDS encoding HupE/UreJ family protein, giving the protein MRKLLPLLLLAFSLPALAHPGHGTDSFQAGFFHPLTGLDHLLMLTGAGVLAALSGRRLLMPFATLGMMLTGAVAGSLLGGFSGMEMLIIASLAVCGAMMFRTENRLLLAVPLLAMFHGWAHGVEMAGHSFWLFTSGFMLASAAVLCASFAAGMLLRRHDGLRKIFGGGLIASALLALMS; this is encoded by the coding sequence ATGCGCAAGTTGTTACCCCTGCTTCTGCTGGCCTTCTCTCTGCCCGCGCTGGCCCATCCGGGACACGGCACCGACAGTTTTCAGGCGGGCTTTTTCCATCCCCTGACCGGGCTTGACCATCTTCTGATGTTGACCGGCGCGGGCGTGCTCGCCGCCCTGAGCGGCCGCAGGCTGCTGATGCCCTTTGCCACCCTCGGCATGATGCTGACCGGTGCCGTTGCGGGCAGCCTGTTGGGCGGCTTTAGCGGCATGGAGATGCTGATCATCGCCTCGCTGGCGGTGTGTGGCGCCATGATGTTCAGAACCGAAAACCGCCTGCTGCTGGCCGTTCCTCTGCTTGCCATGTTCCACGGCTGGGCGCACGGCGTGGAGATGGCGGGCCACAGCTTCTGGTTGTTCACCAGCGGCTTTATGCTCGCCAGCGCCGCGGTGCTGTGCGCAAGTTTTGCCGCAGGCATGCTGCTGCGCCGCCACGACGGGCTGCGTAAAATCTTCGGCGGCGGGCTTATCGCCTCTGCCCTGCTGGCGCTGATGAGCTGA
- the ureE gene encoding urease accessory protein UreE — protein MITLTQRLDHPHPVTAQVTLPIDVRVKSRARVVLNDGRDAGLILPRGLLLRGGDLLASDDGHEVVEVIAAPEPLSVVHCADPFLLARACYHLGNRHVPLQIMPGELRYHHDHVLDEMLHLLGLDVAFATLPFEPEAGAYASEGHSHSHSHAHSH, from the coding sequence ATGATCACCTTAACCCAACGCCTCGATCATCCCCATCCCGTTACCGCACAGGTGACGCTGCCCATTGATGTGCGGGTAAAGAGCCGCGCCCGCGTGGTGCTTAACGATGGCCGCGACGCCGGTCTTATACTGCCGCGCGGTCTGCTGCTGCGGGGCGGCGACCTGCTTGCCAGTGACGATGGTCATGAAGTGGTGGAAGTCATCGCCGCACCGGAGCCGCTATCGGTGGTGCACTGCGCCGATCCGTTCCTGCTGGCCCGCGCCTGCTATCACCTGGGCAACCGCCACGTCCCGCTGCAGATCATGCCCGGCGAGCTGCGCTATCACCACGATCACGTGCTCGACGAAATGCTGCACCTGCTGGGTCTGGACGTGGCCTTCGCCACCCTGCCCTTTGAGCCGGAAGCGGGCGCTTATGCCAGCGAAGGGCACTCACATTCGCACTCACACGCTCATTCACATTAA
- a CDS encoding urease accessory protein UreD, producing the protein MSATQADEKTAKGWQASLALHFSHTPEKTLLHSARHVGPLTVQRPFYPEGETCHLYLLHPPGGIVGGDELAIGIHLEARSHALITMPGASKFYRSTGALARLDQHFTLDEQATLEWLPQDTIFFPGCNAALRSVFHLQRSSTLLAWELFCLGRPVINEAFSHGRIESRLEVWLEGEPLLIERQHLADGDLTPVAEHPWIGTLLFYPASDAQLEDVRALLAPLQQVAGATLTDGLLSVRFLAHDNLICQQAMREIWQHLRPQLTARAPCSPRIWHT; encoded by the coding sequence ATGTCAGCAACTCAGGCAGATGAAAAAACAGCGAAAGGCTGGCAGGCATCCCTTGCGCTGCACTTTTCCCACACGCCTGAAAAAACCCTCCTTCACTCTGCCCGCCACGTCGGGCCGCTCACCGTGCAACGCCCGTTCTATCCCGAAGGCGAAACCTGCCATCTCTATCTGCTGCATCCCCCTGGCGGGATTGTCGGCGGGGACGAACTGGCGATCGGGATCCACCTTGAGGCCAGAAGCCATGCATTGATCACCATGCCCGGCGCCAGCAAGTTCTATCGCAGCACGGGCGCGCTGGCGCGGCTGGATCAGCACTTCACCCTGGACGAGCAGGCAACCCTCGAGTGGCTGCCGCAGGACACGATTTTCTTCCCCGGCTGCAACGCCGCCCTGCGCTCGGTGTTTCATCTCCAGCGCAGCAGCACGCTGCTGGCCTGGGAGCTGTTTTGCCTGGGCCGCCCGGTGATCAACGAGGCCTTTAGCCACGGTCGTATTGAGAGCCGCCTCGAAGTCTGGCTTGAGGGCGAGCCGCTGTTAATCGAACGCCAGCATCTGGCAGACGGCGATCTGACGCCGGTGGCGGAACATCCGTGGATCGGCACGCTGCTGTTTTATCCCGCCAGCGACGCGCAGCTGGAGGATGTCCGCGCGCTGCTGGCCCCGCTGCAACAGGTTGCCGGAGCCACCCTCACCGACGGCCTGCTGTCGGTGCGCTTTCTTGCCCATGACAACCTGATTTGCCAGCAGGCGATGCGTGAGATCTGGCAGCACCTGCGTCCGCAACTTACCGCCAGAGCTCCCTGCTCGCCCCGCATCTGGCACACCTGA
- a CDS encoding urease subunit gamma, which translates to MELTPREKDKLLLFTAALVAERRLARGVKLNYPESVALISAFIMEGARDGQTVAELMEAGRHVLTRAQVMEGVPEMIPDIQVEATFPDGSKLVTVHNPIL; encoded by the coding sequence ATGGAACTGACCCCCAGAGAAAAAGACAAGCTGTTGCTGTTTACCGCCGCGCTGGTGGCGGAGCGTCGCCTCGCCCGCGGCGTGAAGCTCAATTACCCGGAATCGGTGGCCCTGATCAGCGCCTTCATTATGGAAGGGGCGCGCGACGGGCAGACGGTTGCGGAACTGATGGAAGCGGGCCGCCATGTCCTGACCCGCGCGCAGGTGATGGAGGGCGTGCCGGAGATGATCCCGGACATTCAGGTGGAGGCCACCTTCCCGGACGGCTCCAAGCTCGTCACCGTCCACAACCCGATCCTCTGA
- the ureC gene encoding urease subunit alpha — MAEISRQAYADMFGPTTGDKVRLADTELWIEVENDLTIYGEEVKFGGGKVIRDGMGQGQMLAQECVDLVLTNALIVDHWGIVKADIGVKDGRIFAIGKAGNPDIQPGVTIPIGAATEVIAAEGKIVTAGGVDTHIHWICPQQAEEALVSGVTTMIGGGTGPAAGTNATTCTPGPWYITRMLQAIDTLPVNVGLLGKGNASNPDALREQVAAGAIGLKIHEDWGSTPAAIDCSLTVADEMDIQVALHSDTLNEGGFVEDTLAAIAGRTIHTFHTEGAGGGHAPDIITACAHPNILPSSTNPTLPYTVNTIDEHLDMLMVCHHLDPDIAEDVAFAESRIRRETIAAEDVLHDIGAFSLTSSDSQAMGRVGEVIIRTWQVAHRMKVQRGPLAEETGDNDNLRVKRYIAKYTINPALTHGIAHEVGSVEAGKLADLVVWSPAFFGVKPATIVKGGMIACAPMGDINASIPTPQPVHYRPMFGALGAARHATRLTFLSRAAADNGIAQQLNLQSAIAVVKGCRTVKKADMIHNGLQPNITVDAQTYEVRIDGELITSEPAEILPMAQRYFLF, encoded by the coding sequence ATGGCTGAAATTTCGCGTCAGGCGTATGCCGACATGTTTGGCCCCACCACCGGGGATAAGGTTCGTCTGGCCGACACCGAACTGTGGATCGAGGTGGAAAACGATCTGACGATCTACGGCGAAGAGGTGAAGTTCGGCGGCGGAAAAGTGATCCGCGACGGCATGGGCCAGGGACAGATGCTGGCGCAGGAGTGCGTGGATCTGGTGTTGACCAACGCCCTGATCGTCGATCACTGGGGGATCGTTAAAGCCGATATCGGCGTGAAAGACGGCAGGATCTTCGCCATCGGCAAAGCGGGCAACCCGGACATTCAGCCCGGCGTGACGATCCCGATTGGCGCGGCCACGGAAGTGATCGCCGCCGAAGGGAAGATCGTCACTGCAGGCGGGGTCGATACCCACATCCACTGGATCTGCCCGCAGCAGGCGGAAGAGGCGCTGGTCTCCGGCGTCACCACCATGATCGGCGGCGGCACCGGCCCTGCCGCAGGCACCAACGCCACCACCTGCACGCCGGGCCCCTGGTATATCACGCGCATGCTGCAGGCCATTGATACCCTGCCGGTGAACGTCGGCCTGCTGGGTAAAGGCAACGCCTCAAACCCGGATGCCCTGCGCGAACAGGTTGCAGCCGGGGCGATTGGCCTGAAAATCCACGAGGACTGGGGCTCAACGCCTGCCGCCATTGACTGTTCCCTGACGGTGGCAGACGAGATGGATATTCAGGTGGCGCTGCACAGCGACACCCTCAACGAGGGCGGATTCGTGGAAGACACCCTGGCGGCCATCGCCGGGCGCACTATCCACACCTTCCACACCGAAGGGGCGGGCGGCGGCCACGCGCCGGATATTATTACCGCCTGCGCGCACCCGAATATTCTGCCCTCCTCCACCAACCCGACGCTCCCCTACACCGTCAACACCATCGACGAACATCTGGACATGCTGATGGTCTGCCACCATCTCGACCCGGATATCGCCGAGGACGTGGCCTTTGCCGAATCGCGCATTCGCCGGGAGACCATCGCGGCAGAAGACGTGCTGCACGATATCGGCGCATTCTCGCTCACCTCGTCAGACTCGCAGGCGATGGGCCGGGTGGGAGAAGTGATTATCCGCACCTGGCAGGTGGCGCACCGCATGAAGGTCCAGCGCGGCCCGCTGGCGGAGGAAACCGGCGATAACGATAACCTGCGCGTGAAGCGCTATATCGCCAAGTACACCATCAACCCGGCGCTGACCCACGGTATTGCCCATGAAGTCGGATCGGTTGAGGCCGGAAAACTGGCGGACCTGGTGGTCTGGTCCCCGGCCTTCTTCGGCGTGAAGCCCGCCACCATCGTCAAAGGCGGGATGATCGCCTGCGCGCCGATGGGCGACATTAACGCCTCGATCCCGACGCCGCAGCCGGTGCACTACCGGCCGATGTTTGGCGCGCTGGGTGCCGCCCGTCACGCCACCCGCCTGACGTTTCTCTCCCGGGCCGCAGCCGATAACGGCATTGCGCAGCAGCTGAACCTGCAGAGCGCCATCGCCGTGGTTAAAGGCTGCCGGACGGTGAAAAAGGCCGACATGATCCACAACGGCCTGCAGCCGAACATTACCGTGGATGCGCAAACCTACGAGGTGCGCATTGACGGGGAACTGATTACAAGCGAACCGGCAGAAATCCTGCCGATGGCGCAACGCTATTTCCTGTTCTGA
- a CDS encoding urease subunit beta, with translation MIPGEYQIQPGQIVINADRKTQTVIVENHGDRPIQVGSHYHFYEVNPALKFDREATRGYRLNIAAGTAVRFEPGQKRAVTLVEVSGAQRIVGFRGEVMGEVNHG, from the coding sequence ATGATCCCAGGTGAATATCAGATACAACCCGGCCAGATCGTTATTAATGCGGATCGCAAAACCCAGACGGTGATCGTCGAAAACCACGGCGACCGCCCGATCCAGGTGGGATCCCACTACCACTTTTATGAGGTGAACCCGGCGCTGAAGTTCGATCGTGAGGCGACCCGAGGCTACCGGCTGAACATTGCCGCAGGCACCGCCGTGCGCTTTGAGCCGGGCCAGAAGCGTGCCGTCACGCTGGTCGAGGTCTCTGGCGCGCAGCGTATTGTCGGCTTTCGCGGCGAGGTGATGGGCGAGGTTAACCATGGCTGA
- the plsY gene encoding glycerol-3-phosphate 1-O-acyltransferase PlsY: protein MSAIAPGMILLAYLCGSISSAILVCRIAVLPDPRVSGSGNPGATNVLRIGGKGAAVAVLIFDVLKGMLPVWGAYALGVTPFWLGLIAIAACLGHIWPVFFGFKGGKGVATAFGAIAPIGWDLTGVMAGTWLLSVLLSGYSSLGAIVSALIAPFYVWWFKPQFTFPVSMLSCLILLRHHDNIQRLWRRQETKIWSKLKRKKKEPQ from the coding sequence ATGAGTGCAATCGCGCCTGGAATGATCCTCCTCGCCTACCTTTGCGGCTCAATTTCCAGCGCCATTCTGGTCTGCCGTATTGCCGTGTTACCCGACCCACGCGTAAGCGGTTCCGGGAATCCGGGGGCGACCAATGTACTACGAATTGGCGGCAAAGGAGCAGCCGTAGCGGTTTTGATTTTTGACGTTCTGAAAGGAATGCTTCCCGTCTGGGGCGCGTATGCGCTGGGCGTCACGCCGTTCTGGCTGGGGCTGATTGCGATTGCCGCCTGTCTGGGCCACATCTGGCCAGTATTCTTTGGTTTTAAAGGCGGAAAAGGCGTCGCCACTGCCTTCGGTGCCATTGCGCCTATCGGCTGGGATCTGACCGGCGTGATGGCCGGTACCTGGCTGCTCAGCGTGTTGCTTAGCGGTTACTCTTCTCTTGGCGCCATCGTCAGCGCGCTGATTGCCCCGTTTTACGTCTGGTGGTTTAAGCCGCAGTTTACCTTTCCGGTGTCGATGCTCTCTTGTCTGATCCTGTTGCGTCATCATGACAATATTCAGAGGTTGTGGCGCCGCCAGGAGACGAAGATCTGGAGCAAGTTGAAGCGGAAGAAGAAAGAGCCGCAGTAG